GCAAACTCCTAGGCGAGGTAAAAGGTCAGGACTCTAAGGTTCCTGGCTGAGCTGGAAGCTGTTTTCTGCGTTTCCCTCTCATCTGTTTCAGAGCAGGATGAGGTTCCTGCCTGCAGAGGGAAAGTGACTTGGAACACCCAGGGTGCCCCGCAGCTTGGCCTTCAGCTGATGTTAGGGCACAGCAGGTTGATGCAGTGTGGTCCTGGAGGATGGAGTTGTTTATCGTGATCCCATATGGACTGAGGAAGTATGTGCTGTTGGGGACAGCCAGGCCTAACAGTGGAGAAGACCTGCCTTCCAGGCCCACACTGGACAGAGCATTTGACCTGCTGGGCCTGAGTTTCCCCATGTGTACTTTGGGGATAATGAGTCCTAGGCTGCGTCCTGCAGAACCTGTCTGGAGGATCACGTTGGACagtgaatacatttttttaaaactctggaaGATACAGTGAAGCTGAGGTCTTATGGTTGTCCCATCACGGACTTGTGACATATATTTGTCTTCCTCATAATGAGGTTGTCATGACACTCTGCCCATCCTTGACTGATCCCTGTTGATTCCCAGGGGAGCCCAGGAATTCCCTCTGGGAGGTTATGCTAGTTTGAATGGGGTCTCTCCCATCCTGACTGTCAACTCGTGTGTGACAGACAATTCTTCAAAGTAAAACGATGGTGTCTAAGGTGACCGCCCTCAGCGCTGCCACCTCCTTCCCTGCCCTGGGCTCTCCAGAAAGCCAACTTGTCTTTGACTCTGCCCCTGTTCTCCTACCAAATGCCAGTTAAATAAGAGGAGTCCTGTGGGTCGCCCAAGGCTGCGGGCTGTGTCAACATCTGGTGGATGAGCTTCTGCTCACCACCTTCAGCTCAATGCCTGCTCCACACTGGGCACAGGGTGTTTTTCTCATGAAGTGTGCTAGGCGTGAGCTGTGGGCCACCAGCAACCCTTCTGGTTTAAGGAGGAATTACCTCTGCAGAAGTTTAGCGTGACCCTCGAAGGGGAGAGTGTGGTGAGGTGGTATGGTTCAGAGGAACAAGTAGCCCATCAAGCCAGCTTTGCCACTTATGAGCTGTGTGACATTGTGGGAGACCagtagcctctctgagcctcagtttcctcagattTGGAGTTTAAGAGCACAGCAGATATACTCACACATCGCAGTGCTGCTACAGTGAGTAAATGAGAAACAGCCAGGGGAGGTACTTCATAGGGATGTCTGATTCACAGAAAGCTCATAAGTGCAAGAAATGTAGTTCTATTTATTCTCTGTTCTAATGGGTATAAACATTTTGTTATCTAACTTGAACATCATACCAACTCAAAGGCAGGTCTTACTAGCAAtgactggggctcagagaggtttggCGACTTCACGAAGGTCACACAACTGTCAGGGGGAAAAGTCAGAACTTGGATCCAGGTCTTCAGACTCTCAGGTCTGGTGTCATCCTAGGGGGCTTGGTGATGGCCATATCTTTAATGTATTTGTGGAGAGTGAAAGGCTGTCAGTGAGTAAGCTTAAGAGAACAGGAGACTTGTGTGGGAAACAGTCGGTATCCATTGATTAGACTGAATCATGTAGAATTGCTAATTTCACCATTTTGAACTATCGAAATCACTATTTGGTATGACTCAACCTCATCCTTTAAGTACACATTCATGACAGTGAGTGGTTAGACAGTGATTCCTAGATTAGTTTGGGATGGGGCAGTGCCTTCCACAGGACAAGGCCATTCCTGGTAGAGACGGAGGGAGCAGGCTGTCCTTCAGCTAGGGGCCCAGGGGACTTCCTGGCTGCTGTGTCCTTTAGCAGGGCCTTGGAGGATGGAAGGACTCTCCTGGCCCTTACCACAGGGGCTATTCAGGAACAGCCTCCTGCCGTGGCACTGGAGCTGCGGTGGCCCTCTGAAGACTGCAGGGACAGCAACAGGCACAAAGAAGTCAGGCTGCATGTGGCCCCAGTCGGGACtcagaggaggaaagggaggggttGCGGGGGTCAATGGGTGATGTGCTTCCTCTCCCATAGCTGAGGAGTCCTTGCAATGGCCTTCCTGAGCCATCAGCAGGCCTATGGCCATGTGACTAGGGAGGAGAAGGGATATAGGGTAATGGTCTTCTGGGGCCTGCTGGGCCTGGTCAAGTCTGAGGAGGAGATagagaaaacaaagcagagaCCCTCCTCTTCATCTGGGGAGAAGGGACCTGATTCTAAACGGAGATATGTGAGGCTTTCTGGGGCAGCGATGGAAGGACAAGGACAGAATAGGTGTCCTTGTTGCCCCATGGAGAATGGGCTTCAGGAAGAATCTGCCTCAGTCATTTTCCAGAAGTGCCTGAGAGGTGCAGGGCCCGAGTCTGGTTAGGTGACAGCGGGTCAAGAGGAGGACATTGTCCTCTCTCTTGTGTTGCTGCAGATGCCACAAAACTGGGCCACGGCACGATCAGGCAGTTCTGGGGTCCCCAGGAGGGCAGCCTTGGGGTGGGCACAGCCAGCCCTGGCAGGATGAGCAACTCTGGGTGGGGGGGAGTGGGGGATGAGCAGGGGGACATGAAGATGCTTGGTGGAGCCTGGGGTCATGGCTGGTATCTGGTTCCTCCCCTGTGATTCCTTCTTGGGGACTCAAAGACAGGACAAGGAAGACTGGAGCCCTCCAGAAACAGATGGGCCCAGGTCCGTAAGCTGAGGATTCAGTCCCCCCTGGATTCAAGCCCAGCATGTGCCTACCCAGCCAGATGCTCCATGAACACAGTTCAGGGGGCCCGAAGACAGCACTGTTACCTGGAGCCCACATACAGCCTCAGCAGGCAAAGGGAGACTCAGAGAAAACATGGGAGGGATTTACAGTCACATGCAGGCAGGGACCAGCTCAACCCTTCTTTAATGTCATCCAGGGAGGGGGCCAGGGATGGAGGGGAGGGGTTGAGGAGCGAGAGGCAGTTATTTTTGGGTGGGATTCACCACTTTTCCCATGAAGAGGGGAGACTTGGTATTTTGTTCAATCATTAAGAAGACAAAGGGTTTGTTGAACTTGACCTCGGGGGGGATAGACATGGGTATGGCCTCTAAAAACATGGCCCCAGCAGCTTCAGTCCCTTTCTCGTCGATGGTCAGCACAGCCTTATGCACGGCCTGGAGGGGAGAGAAGCAGAGACACGTTGTAAGGCTGATCCCAGGCCTCGAGCAAGGCTCACGTGGACACCTCCCAGGAAGCGCTCACTCCCCCTGGACGGCCCTGGCCCTGcacatcctctccctccctgtcacATAGGCCTTGCTCCTCCTCAAGGCTTTGGCTGATGGGGCTGGCTCCCCTCTGTCCATCTTCCTGACAAGCGCCTCTCCCCCTGCTCAGGTGCACCCACAACTCAGAACAGGGAAGAGCATCGTCACTCCACGTCTGCCTCCAGGGCTCTCTCCTTTCTAGTACACGGCTTGAAGCTCCTTGAGGACACGGACCCTGGCAGTGACCTTCACAGTGCCCAGACCCCAAGATAATGCAGCCATTCATGGAACTGCAGTTGTTCATTGGTCGCCTTTAGTTTTCCAAAATAAGTGTCATCTTTAGCTGAAATCATTCATTAATTCAGACACCAAATCTCACAGATCGAAGGAGTCAGAAATTCCTTTGAAACAACTTAGCCCAAACCTTTCTGTGTCAGTATGGATAAATCAAGGCCCAATGTCTAGAAGGTCTTGGGCAAAGTTGAAATTCAGGGTCAGTGACACAACCTCAAGGGAGGCCCCGAAAGTGCCAGCTGCACAGCAGTCCCCTGCCTGGCTTTGCTGTTTGACCACGTCCCGTGTCAGTGAATCACGGGCATCTTCAGGAGCTCAGCCTGGGTCTTCATTTGTTTCCCTCggccccttcctcagcctcaggACAGAGCTGCAGCCCCCACACATTCTTCCCTACAGATACCAGGGTGCAACAAGGTCGTCAGGGTGATCTCACCTTGGAGAGCTTCAGGGGTGCCTCCTCTGTGACCCCGGAGAGGTCAGCCCCATTGCTGAAGACCTTAGTGATGCCCAGTTGACCCAGGACGCTCTTCAGATCATAGGTTCCAGTAATGGACAGTTTGGGTAAATGTAAGCTGGCAGACCTGTCGtgcagaaaagaaattcaaggcATGGCACAGCATTCCTCTTGTTCTTCTGGGACCCACCACAGtgcaagtgttttcttttctgattatttctgCCACTTACTCCTGTGTCCTCCACCCACACTAAGATGGGAACTCGGCTTTGGTttgttctacttttagctcttctACATTGAGTCAAAGAATGTTAACATCGAATGAATCACAAAAGCTTGAAATGCCACCTCCTCTGATATTCTAGGTGTCCTGGAAGCCTGTCTCATCTTGCCCTGTAGTGTTGGGTCACCTGGCCCCCAGCCTGTAACATCCCCAGGGCCGTACACCCAGAGAAACACGGGGCTGGTGGCAGTGCCCAGTGACAACCGTTTAGTGGATAAGAGAAGAGTGACCACACCAGGCTGAGTGCTCCTCTCTGGTTTTCCATGGGGAGACAATGCCACCCTGAGCAGGGTCTGGTGTGAGCGGGCAGCTTGGCTCTGGGCTCTCTGATCCGTTACCCTCTCAgcctctttgttctttctcaacCCCTGGAGCAGAGACCTCAGGAGGTGCTGGCATGGAACAGAGAAATTCCAGCCTCGATTCCTATTATGAACCCGACACCTTTTGTATTTTCATCTTGGTTTTACAGTGTACAAAACGAACTAGATCAGCAGGGCATGGGCATAATCAcgaatgcacacacatacactaatGTGTGGCTCATGTTTAAGTATCACTTACTACAGGACACCCAATCTAACAGCACCGATAAAGTGACAGAGAAACGCAAGCCTTCTGCGAACATGGCCTGGCTGTTCCAATTCCGAACCTTGCTTTTCTGGGCCTTGCCACACAGGCTCTTCCCCCGTCCCCCCAGGGACATTCTACCCTTGAACTCCACACTCCACTGCTGCCTTTGCCAGGAAGCCCATCTGTTCCTTTTTGGTTCTGCCAGAACGTGTGGTGGTGCTGCTGTCCCTGCCCTGGGCACTGGATATTGGGAAGGGACAGTGTCCACACTGGAGTGGGAAGTCCCCAGGGACGAGACCTTTACCTCCTCACCCCTGGGTACTGTCCTCCTCATGGAGCATGGATGGCGCTGCCTGAACTCAGTGGTGGCCTCATTCTGGAAGCCAAGTTTATACAGAGTAGCAGTGACCCAGGGATGTGGGGTTCACCCTCCTCAGCCCTCTGGCCAGTCCTGATGGGCCTCAGTCCCAACATGGCTAAGAGGTGTGGGCAGCTTCTTGGTCACCCTCAGGTTGGGGAATCAccttctgtcttcattttccaGGAACTTGGTGATGATATCGTGGGTGAGTTCATTTTCCAGGTGCTGTAGTTTCCCCTCGTCAGGCAGGAAGAAGATGGCGGTGGCATTGCCCAGGTATTTCATCAGCAGCACCCAGCTGGACAGCTTCTTACAGTGCTGGATGTTAAACATGCCTAAACGCTTCATCATAGGCACCTTCACGGTGGTCGCCTGGTCCACGTGGAAGTCCTCTTCCTCGGTGTCCTTGACTTCAAAGGGTCTCTCCCATTTGCCTGGAGAGAGGGGAAGGTGGGCATCACCAGGGGTGAGTGAAGGTTTGGAAGAGTGTAGCAGAATAAAGAAACCATGAGTCCCCTCCCTGAGAAGCCCTGAGCCCCCTTGACGACACACATCCCTCGAGGCTCAGCTTCATCATCTGTAAAAGGTGCTGAAACTGACCATCCAAGCTGCCGAAAAAGATTGTGTGGGGATAATTCAAAACTAGAGGAAGATGCAGAATTTCTACATCGTGGCGATGTCAGGCTAAGAGATGCCATCGTGGCTGTGCATTTTTATTGGAATCATATGTTTATTTGAGGGTGTCttggatattacaaataaaatgttggAGCATCAGGCATATTTGGTACCTTCTGTCTAAGGCTCCCTGCCCCTTGTTAATTGGCAGCTCAGTTATTCATCCAGGGCAAACATTCTGCTTACTATTCCTGAGAGCTTTCCTCATCCTCTAGATTGGCAGGGGAAATGCAGATGCCTGAGCAGCCTCCCCTCTGCCATACCAACAGAGCTTCACCATCGAGGCATGCAGAGTGGACAGGGGCCTCAGGGACCCCTGATCCCAGCTTTCTCATTGGACAGAAGGAGGAGACTGGGGCTGGAGAGGGACCTGGGCCCCCACTAAGGCcacagcagagccaggacttTAGCTGTGCTGACTGCAGCCTGGCTGCTCTCCACTGCCCTCCTTTGCCTCAAGAGCAAGGGAGCCTCAGAGTGGAGGAAGCAGCCCCTGGCCttgcctcccacctcccctcccctatGCTGTTTTCCTGGGACAGTGGGAGCTGGCTTAGAATGCCCTGGGGCCCCCAGGACCCTGGCATTTTAACCCCTCAGGGGCAGGAAGGCAGCCTGAGATACAGAAGAGTCCATCACCTGCTGTATGCCACACACCATCCCCACAGTCTTTGTCATTTGTTTAATCCTAAAAAAACCTGACAGCAAGAATGGTATTTTGTCCATGCTAAGATGAGAAATTAGCACCTCAAAGAGGTAGAATGCATTGTTTTTGTCAAAAGCTAATTGTGttagaggcaggatttgaacccaggtctttcaGATTGCAAAACTGATACTGATTCTGGGACACTAGAGTCGTGTAAAGTATGTTCCATGAAACTATCCCTTTATGCAGTGTATTACAATTTGTTCTATAGTTCTAAGcattatatattctacatatacaGTATACACAAGGACATTAAAGGCTCTGAAAAGTTCTGCAGAGCTGTCAGTAGTTTTGACAGTTTAATCTATTATTTCCTCAAATTACTCAATGATGGAAAACATTTTAGTGTTTGTGTGTAGAAAACTGAAGAATCCACGCTGAAAAGCATTGCTATGGCCCATAATGCATTGCCAAGGAGAGTTCAAGAACTGATGGTTTGAGaatatttttgcttgtttctatGGGAACAGCTCAGGCTGGTTGAGCAACCTTACCTTTAAAGAAGATGTAATTCACCAGAGCAAAAACTGTGTCTCTGTCAAGCTCCTTGACCAAATCCACAATTTTCCCTTGAGTACCCTTCTCCACGTAATCGTTGATCTGTTTCTTGGCCTCTTCGGTGTCCCCGAAGTTGACAGTGAAGGCTTCTGAGTGGTACAACTTTTTAACATCCTCCAAAAACTTATCCACTAGCTTCAGGCCCTCGCTGAGGAACAGGCCATTGCCGGTGGTCAGCTGGAGCTGGCTGTCTGGCTGGTTGAGGGTACGGAGGAGTTCCTGGAAGCCTTCATGGATCTGAGCCTCCGGAATCTCCGTGAGGTTGAAATTCAGGCCCTCCAGGATTTCATCGTGAGTGTCAGCCTTGGTCCCCAGGGAGAGCATTGCAAAGGCTGTAGCGATGCTCACTGGGGAGAAGAAGATATTGGTGCTGTTGGACTGGTGTGCCAGCTGGCGGTATAGGCTGAAGGCGAACTCAGCCAGGTTGGGGGTGATCTTGTTGAAGGTTGGGTGATCCTGATCATGGTGGGATGTATCTGTCTTCTGGGCAGCATCTCCCTGGGGATCCTCAGCCAGGGAGACAGGGACCAGGCAGCACAGGCCTGCCAGCAGGAGGATGCCCCACGAGACAGAAGACGGCATTGTCCTGCAAGACAGAGATGGGGGGGCCAGGCCCCGAGTCAAGGCACATGATGACTCCCAGTGATCAGGGATTGACACCACGTGGAAGTGCCTAGGGATTATTAAACCAGCCTGTGCCAAGTACTTGCCGACATCAGTAACACTGAAAGAATCAGAAGAATAGCAAAATGTACGTAGTGCTTaccatatgccaagcactgttctccGTGCTCACATGTGTTAATTCATTGCTTTCTTGTAACAATCCCGTGAGGTGCTAATGCTAATATCcttcttttacagatgaagaaaccaaagccAGAGAGATCAGGTCAGCTATTCAATGTCACTGAGGAAGTAGCAGAACCAGAATCCTACATCTAGGTCCTGCACCCAGGCTCTGGACAGCAACacttacatctgcaatgaccctaagatgcaaatggtacagccattgttttacaaaagaagaaaatgaggcacaagAAGAGGAATGGGCCTGCCCACGATTATCCAGGAATCGGGCCAGATCAGAATCAAGAATCATGTCAAGCTGGAAGCCCTTGGAGGGCTTCTATCTAATCCCACTATTTAGTGGCCAGGGAAACTGCTGCACAGAAGGGAAATGCATCTTGCACAATGGCAACAGCTAGAGAGCATGGAGGGGCTGTGATTAAACCTCCTGGGAGCTGTTCCCACCCAACACTCACAAGGATCCTCAGCCCTTAGGGTTTTTTTCCCAAGAGACGGGGCTGTCCCCACAATGCTCTGTGGTCCCAGACACAAGAATAGGCTGATGCTCCTGCAGTCAGCTTACCTGCCGTCTGGGTCACTAATGGTGTCCCAGTTCTGGGCTCTTGCTGTCAGGGGCTTTAGAGACGCTCATCTCTCCTTGAAAGCAGGGGTTTGTGCTGCTTTAAAGTAGATGGAGGAGGTGGGAAGTGAAAAGACACCTCTTTTAACTTCAGATAGACCTGGGATCTAATCTGACTCTGTCACTTTCCAGGTGTATGAGCCAGGACAAGTCATTCATCTCCCTGGTCCTCATTTTGCCTCATACGTAAAGTGATGTTTATGTATGAGAATTTAGTGAAATAAGTCTCAACACCAAACCTTACATCAAAAGGATCTGAGAGGGCAACTCTTTTGAGGGAGGGGTTGGCAGGTGTTGCAAATTCAAAGGCTTCAGGTGATAGGCCAGTGAGGAATACATGTTTCATACCCGGGGCTGAGACAATAGGGAGTGGTGGGGCCTGTGGCTGAACCAGCGAGAGCAGGCTCTGCCGAGCAATGGTCAAAGTCAACGTCATCCACAGCAACACAGAACCTGCCCTGCCCCACAGTGATCCTTCTACTCCAGATATGCCCAGGCTTCGGACCACCAGCCTGCAGCCCCCTAGGTAGAACCTGCCGtcttcacagatgggaaaactgaggtccTAGCTGAGGAGAATATGCCCGGCAGCCACATTGTTAACTACTAGTCACAAAACCAAAACCATCATCttaacaaaatacaaagaaaaaggtGTCCTTGAATTTGGGAAAtgaaaaactggagaaaaaaagctggaaataacaaatattgaGATTCTTCAACCCCCTTGGACTTTTAAAAGTTTCCTTCCAATAAAGCAACAAATGAAGTGCAAAGCTGGTTTCTCTCCACCACCTTTCTCCTGGCCCTCGTGCCTCTAAGTAATCCAAATGGAACAGACCACACATTACATAAtacatgtttgtatttttcttcagcTAGCTAGTGTTGTTAGAACTGAAGACGGTGCTAAAATTAGTGCTGTATATTTCCATCTccctttaatttctctttcacttcCCAACTGAACTTTGTGCAGTCCTTCATGG
This genomic window from Homo sapiens chromosome 14 genomic scaffold, GRCh38.p14 alternate locus group ALT_REF_LOCI_1 HSCHR14_7_CTG1 contains:
- the SERPINA1 gene encoding alpha-1-antitrypsin precursor (The RefSeq protein has 1 substitution compared to this genomic sequence); this translates as MPSSVSWGILLLAGLCCLVPVSLAEDPQGDAAQKTDTSHHDQDHPTFNKITPNLAEFAFSLYRQLAHQSNSTNIFFSPVSIATAFAMLSLGTKADTHDEILEGLNFNLTEIPEAQIHEGFQELLRTLNQPDSQLQLTTGNGLFLSEGLKLVDKFLEDVKKLYHSEAFTVNFGDTEEAKKQINDYVEKGTQGKIVDLVKELDRDTVFALVNYIFFKGKWERPFEVKDTEEEDFHVDQVTTVKVPMMKRLGMFNIQHCKKLSSWVLLMKYLGNATAIFFLPDEGKLQHLENELTHDIITKFLENEDRRSASLHLPKLSITGTYDLKSVLGQLGITKVFSNGADLSGVTEEAPLKLSKAVHKAVLTIDEKGTEAAGAMFLEAIPMSIPPEVKFNKPFVFLMIEQNTKSPLFMGKVVNPTQK
- the SERPINA1 gene encoding alpha-1-antitrypsin isoform X1; the encoded protein is MPSSVSWGILLLAGLCCLVPVSLAEDPQGDAAQKTDTSHHDQDHPTFNKITPNLAEFAFSLYRQLAHQSNSTNIFFSPVSIATAFAMLSLGTKADTHDEILEGLNFNLTEIPEAQIHEGFQELLRTLNQPDSQLQLTTGNGLFLSEGLKLVDKFLEDVKKLYHSEAFTVNFGDTEEAKKQINDYVEKGTQGKIVDLVKELDRDTVFALVNYIFFKGKWERPFEVKDTEEEDFHVDQATTVKVPMMKRLGMFNIQHCKKLSSWVLLMKYLGNATAIFFLPDEGKLQHLENELTHDIITKFLENEDRRSASLHLPKLSITGTYDLKSVLGQLGITKVFSNGADLSGVTEEAPLKLSKAVHKAVLTIDEKGTEAAGAMFLEAIPMSIPPEVKFNKPFVFLMIEQNTKSPLFMGKVVNPTQK